The Saprospiraceae bacterium genome includes a window with the following:
- a CDS encoding phosphatase PAP2 family protein has product MKRYISDRWVDFAIISAVGWIISGLLIFNMGNANLFLMINKLHHPTTDMFFRYFTHLGDGVFYILVIIIFLFVNKRWFFHLLSGFIFTSIISRIGKDLIFTEALRPKKYFEESNIIIRTIQDMDIHHYNSFPSGHTMMAFSLFLLLGLYLDRKRFVIICAATAWLVAFSRVYLSQHFPIDVLVGSGLGFITTTLSYLWVENLIQKGKLSNPDKPYIKI; this is encoded by the coding sequence ATGAAACGATATATTTCTGATAGATGGGTTGATTTTGCGATAATCAGTGCGGTCGGATGGATAATCTCAGGTTTGCTGATTTTTAACATGGGTAATGCGAATTTATTCCTGATGATCAATAAGTTACATCACCCTACGACAGACATGTTTTTCAGATACTTCACACATCTGGGTGATGGTGTTTTTTACATCTTAGTCATTATCATATTCCTTTTTGTCAATAAAAGATGGTTTTTTCATTTGCTGTCAGGGTTTATTTTTACATCGATAATATCTAGAATCGGAAAAGATTTGATTTTTACCGAGGCACTCAGGCCAAAAAAGTATTTTGAAGAGTCAAATATTATTATCCGGACCATTCAGGATATGGATATACATCATTACAACAGTTTTCCGTCAGGACATACGATGATGGCATTTTCATTATTTCTGTTATTGGGGTTATACCTTGACAGAAAGCGATTTGTGATAATATGTGCTGCAACGGCGTGGCTTGTGGCTTTCTCCCGGGTATATCTGTCACAGCATTTTCCGATAGATGTGTTAGTGGGTTCGGGATTGGGATTCATTACAACGACATTGTCATACCTATGGGTGGAAAATCTCATCCAGAAAGGCAAATTATCAAACCCCGATAAGCCATATATAAAGATATAA
- a CDS encoding biopolymer transporter ExbD → MKTIRNTHKEITAGSMADIAFLLLIFFLVATTINEDKGLLVRLPEFTNDPPPPMPVRERNIFGVLVNAENHLMVRGASMNITELRENVKLFIQNPVHDPKMSENPKQAIISLRNDRGTSYQTYIQVYNELIAAYHELWDEMSWNQYKKSFSELSADQQKGIKQVIPLVISEAEPTEYGSEK, encoded by the coding sequence ATGAAAACAATACGCAACACCCACAAAGAAATTACAGCAGGATCTATGGCAGACATCGCCTTTCTATTACTGATATTTTTTCTGGTAGCAACTACCATCAACGAAGATAAAGGATTACTTGTCCGATTGCCTGAATTTACCAATGACCCGCCACCGCCAATGCCGGTCAGGGAGAGAAATATATTTGGAGTATTGGTCAATGCTGAAAATCATCTGATGGTAAGAGGAGCTTCCATGAATATAACAGAGCTCAGAGAAAATGTCAAATTATTTATTCAGAACCCTGTCCATGATCCGAAAATGTCTGAAAACCCGAAACAAGCCATTATTTCACTCCGAAACGACCGAGGTACTTCCTATCAGACTTATATTCAGGTTTATAATGAACTCATAGCGGCATATCATGAGTTATGGGATGAAATGTCATGGAACCAGTATAAGAAAAGTTTCAGTGAACTGAGCGCAGATCAGCAAAAGGGGATAAAACAAGTCATTCCCTTGGTCATATCAGAAGCTGAACCCACAGAGTATGGAAGTGAAAAATAA